A window of the Arachis duranensis cultivar V14167 chromosome 5, aradu.V14167.gnm2.J7QH, whole genome shotgun sequence genome harbors these coding sequences:
- the LOC107489511 gene encoding protein FAR1-RELATED SEQUENCE 5-like, whose amino-acid sequence MDFDLYSSDNDEESSEMSLGVCGSSGSSDDDDSTSLFGIGTSHSESNKESHRSEGDVHGKVPVLLTAEDFLHTVFTSEEEAYNAYKEFAWTRGFGVCKGDVGRVDGVLVRRDIFCHRQGTRSDKHYDRPERVREERLESRTDCKAKLKIYYDVHDNVWRVRKIIDEHNHDMAPAEFCNLLPSHRKMSDGDKAQVNSMKQFGIPTSKIMAYMAGQSGGYSMLRFTKRDLYNYVHSQRRARILDGDAAATISYLEGKANADLMLVARYTTTVDNRLGSLFWVDGIMKSDYELFGDVLAFDATYRGNKYKKPLVVFSLLMNHMRSQNIACGLPGNYVFFLSNRHLSV is encoded by the coding sequence ATGGATTTCGACCTTTACTCAAGCGATAATGATGAAGAGTCATCAGAGATGTCGTTGGGTGTGTGTGGTTCTTCAGGGTCCTCTGATGACGACGACAGTACTAGCTTATTTGGCATAGGAACAAGTCACTCGGAATCGAACAAAGAATCGCATCGCTCAGAAGGGGATGTTCACGGCAAGGTGCCTGTGTTACTTACCGCAGAGGACTTCTTGCATACAGTTTTCACTTCTGAGGAGGAGGCCTACAATGCTTACAAGGAGTTTGCCTGGACAAGGGGGTTTGGTGTTTGCAAGGGGGATGTGGGACGGGTTGACGGTGTTTTAGTGAGGCGGGACATCTTCTGTCATCGTCAGGGCACGAGGAGTGACAAGCATTATGATAGGCCAGAACGAGTAAGGGAGGAGCGGCTGGAGAGTCGCACGGACTGCAAggcaaaattgaaaatatactATGATGTGCATGATAATGTGTGGAGAGTGCGAAAGATTATTGATGAACACAACCACGACATGGCTCCGGCTGAGTTTTGCAACCTGTTGCCAAGTCACCGAAAAATGAGCGACGGGGATAAGGCTCAAGTGAATAGCATGAAGCAATTTGGAATTCCTACCTCGAAAATAATGGCTTACATGGCAGGCCAATCGGGTGGCTACAGCATGCTTCGGTTTACAAAAAGGGATTTGTACAATTATGTTCACAGTCAACGCCGAGCACGAATCTTGGATGGGGATGCAGCTGCAACTATAAGCTACCTAGAGGGGAAGGCAAATGCGGACCTTATGTTAGTCGCCAGATACACAACGACTGTAGATAATCGGTTGGGTAGCTTATTTTGGGTGGACGGTATCATGAAATCCGATTATGAGTTGTTTGGTGATGTCCTTGCATTTGACGCGACATACCGTGGGAACAAGTACAAGAAACCTCTGGTGGTGTTCTCTCTGCTAATGAACCATATGCGAAGCCAGAACATTGCGTGCGGCCTCCCCGGAAATTATGTTTTCTTCCTATCTAATAGACATCTCTCAGTTTAG